In Holophagales bacterium, one DNA window encodes the following:
- the lpxB gene encoding lipid-A-disaccharide synthase, whose translation MTRNRLLVVAGEASGDQRAARLVTELGARRPGLEVFGLGGDDLIAAGCRIVAHSREIAVVGISEALRVLPRAREIFAGLLDEVDRDPPLAAVLVDSPEFNLRLAAQLARRDIPVVYYVSPQVWAWRRGRVRKIASSVDLMLVLFDFEETFFRERGIDAVHVGHPLVDEVPVLEQAWDRDGASFRGPFRISLLPGSRRSEIEHLLPSMLDAAQRLVQVLPVEPRIIVAPTVPRSLVEKHMERAGATFELVERGRFEAIADSHLAICASGTATLEVGLLGTPMVVAYRLTPISYLLARALVRLPHFSLVNLVLGRGVVPELLQRQAAGPALAKAVAGLLGDPARITAMRADLATLRSRLGAPGASRRAAEQVESLLARLEVPA comes from the coding sequence ATGACGCGAAACCGGCTGTTGGTGGTCGCCGGTGAAGCCTCCGGTGACCAGCGCGCCGCGCGCCTGGTCACCGAGCTCGGCGCGCGACGGCCAGGGCTCGAGGTGTTCGGTCTCGGAGGAGACGACCTGATTGCGGCCGGGTGCCGAATCGTCGCTCACAGTCGCGAGATCGCAGTCGTCGGCATCTCCGAAGCTCTGCGGGTGCTCCCACGGGCCCGGGAGATCTTCGCCGGACTGCTCGACGAGGTCGACCGGGACCCGCCGCTGGCGGCCGTGCTCGTCGATTCCCCGGAGTTCAACCTCCGTCTGGCTGCACAGCTCGCACGCCGTGACATCCCGGTCGTCTACTACGTAAGCCCTCAAGTGTGGGCTTGGCGGCGAGGCCGGGTCCGCAAGATCGCCAGCAGCGTCGACCTCATGCTCGTCTTGTTCGACTTCGAGGAGACCTTTTTCCGCGAGCGCGGCATCGATGCCGTGCATGTCGGTCATCCGCTGGTCGACGAGGTGCCGGTGCTCGAGCAGGCCTGGGACCGGGACGGCGCATCGTTCCGTGGACCCTTCCGCATTTCTTTGCTGCCGGGATCGCGGCGCAGCGAGATCGAGCATCTCCTCCCGTCGATGCTGGATGCAGCGCAGCGCCTGGTGCAGGTTCTCCCCGTCGAACCGCGGATCATCGTGGCACCGACCGTCCCGCGGTCCTTGGTGGAGAAGCACATGGAGCGAGCCGGCGCCACGTTCGAGCTCGTCGAGCGGGGACGATTCGAAGCGATCGCCGACAGCCATCTGGCGATCTGCGCATCCGGCACCGCGACTCTCGAGGTCGGCCTCCTCGGCACACCGATGGTCGTCGCCTATCGTTTGACACCGATTTCCTACCTGCTGGCCCGCGCGCTCGTCCGCCTGCCGCACTTCAGCCTGGTGAACCTCGTCCTCGGTCGCGGAGTCGTTCCTGAGCTTCTTCAGCGCCAAGCCGCCGGGCCTGCTCTGGCCAAGGCGGTGGCCGGGTTGCTCGGCGATCCCGCGCGAATCACCGCCATGCGAGCCGATTTGGCGACGCTGCGGTCGCGACTCGGGGCGCCGGGTGCCAGCCGGCGTGCCGCCGAGCAGGTCGAGTCACTCCTGGCGCGCCTCGAGGTCCCCGCATGA